Proteins co-encoded in one Ignavibacteria bacterium genomic window:
- a CDS encoding TonB-dependent receptor plug domain-containing protein, translating to MKYLIFFFICANILFAQTSVLVVDSVSGAPVAGAVVSNGAKSVATGEEGIADISSFDPSLEVTVTHVSWLKSVFRIVPGEKLHVVKLVAASSVMDEVVITGAGEKGGGFTKKIDLEIKEGEGYRTLADIISRNFGISIKDYGGSGSLKQISFRGMSAENSLVLFNGVRVNDIRTGGFDLSGVFSDELRAAEFSTSTSGDGEISAGGVLTLETRGKRDYSFISTEKIDDAGMVSFSGSGNVAFGKFYAGISAERVWSPNRFDYEFNGMKLTRENAHYNRSFISVLAGYTEKSTAIDFYSNYGFYQAGVPGFVVSNNTSSSGATNTTEGTLTILRLSTAIAENAGLESSLGFSHQRLNFDDPNRAYYKVNGADNSTLNNLSFNAKSWLKLGNVTLSGGYGFEGGELADIKTVLSNYRKESFVKRRVNRLLAKVDWEPAILPEVFAGLFITGGVNGEFFSQEGIGERNENGINWNGGLSFAPAGYDHLRLKFNYFSTNRIPSYNEYYYSSLLSTGSLNPEKTDGFEAGFEIRNLIPFVRSVSAIWYNLETADKIIWVPSIIALQIPRNISKVKSEGVDLALSLAFFGDALRAEFAFSWLSARNVSNFGSGDKSDGKQLVYTPRERLISSLSYHSDIFKVVVDHRFIGGSFFTSDNDPYFVIQNHSVFDFHFTTFFNLLNTRQALSISFYNLFNENYKIIQSYPMPLRSIVFSLTTKIQD from the coding sequence ATGAAATATCTGATTTTCTTTTTTATTTGTGCGAATATTTTATTTGCCCAGACCTCTGTCCTGGTGGTTGATTCCGTCAGTGGTGCTCCCGTAGCAGGTGCTGTTGTAAGCAACGGTGCAAAAAGTGTTGCGACGGGTGAAGAGGGAATTGCAGACATTTCATCTTTCGATCCCTCTTTGGAAGTGACGGTAACGCATGTATCCTGGCTCAAATCTGTATTCAGAATCGTTCCCGGGGAGAAACTCCATGTGGTAAAACTTGTAGCTGCCTCCTCTGTAATGGATGAGGTAGTGATAACGGGTGCCGGTGAAAAGGGGGGAGGCTTCACAAAAAAAATCGATTTGGAAATAAAGGAAGGGGAGGGATACAGAACACTTGCAGACATAATCAGCAGAAATTTTGGGATATCGATAAAAGATTACGGCGGATCGGGTTCGTTGAAGCAGATTTCATTCAGGGGGATGAGTGCCGAAAACAGTCTGGTTTTGTTCAACGGTGTACGAGTGAATGACATAAGAACAGGTGGATTCGATCTTTCGGGTGTATTCTCAGATGAGTTGCGGGCTGCAGAGTTTTCGACTTCCACTTCGGGAGACGGTGAAATTTCCGCGGGAGGTGTGCTTACTCTCGAGACACGGGGTAAGAGGGATTATTCCTTTATTTCAACAGAAAAAATTGATGATGCCGGGATGGTGTCCTTTTCAGGGAGTGGAAATGTCGCTTTTGGCAAATTTTATGCGGGGATTTCAGCCGAAAGAGTCTGGTCACCAAACAGATTTGACTATGAGTTTAACGGCATGAAACTGACCCGCGAAAACGCCCATTACAACAGGTCATTCATATCTGTGTTAGCCGGTTACACAGAAAAAAGTACTGCAATCGATTTTTATTCAAACTATGGATTTTATCAGGCTGGAGTTCCCGGATTTGTGGTTTCGAACAACACTTCCTCATCGGGGGCAACGAACACCACCGAAGGGACGCTCACAATTTTGAGATTATCCACTGCGATTGCAGAAAACGCGGGACTGGAATCTTCACTCGGATTCAGCCACCAGCGCCTCAATTTTGATGACCCGAACAGGGCTTACTACAAGGTAAATGGTGCCGACAATTCAACCCTGAACAACCTCTCTTTCAATGCGAAAAGCTGGTTAAAACTTGGAAATGTAACCCTCAGCGGTGGTTACGGGTTCGAAGGGGGTGAGCTCGCAGATATCAAGACGGTGCTCTCAAACTACAGAAAAGAATCATTTGTGAAAAGAAGGGTGAACAGGTTGCTCGCTAAGGTTGACTGGGAGCCTGCGATTCTGCCCGAAGTTTTTGCCGGTCTCTTCATCACGGGAGGTGTAAACGGGGAGTTCTTTAGTCAGGAGGGGATTGGTGAGAGAAATGAAAACGGCATCAACTGGAACGGGGGCCTCAGTTTTGCTCCGGCAGGTTATGACCACCTAAGATTGAAATTCAATTACTTCTCGACCAACAGGATACCCTCCTACAACGAATATTACTACTCTTCACTTCTTTCGACGGGGAGCCTGAATCCTGAAAAGACAGACGGATTTGAGGCAGGCTTTGAAATCCGGAATCTAATTCCCTTTGTCAGGAGTGTTTCGGCGATCTGGTACAATCTTGAGACTGCTGACAAGATAATCTGGGTGCCTTCGATAATTGCGCTGCAGATACCGAGAAATATTTCGAAAGTCAAGTCCGAGGGGGTCGACCTGGCTCTTTCCCTTGCCTTTTTTGGTGATGCTCTCAGGGCTGAATTCGCTTTTTCGTGGCTGTCTGCCCGAAATGTCTCAAATTTTGGAAGTGGTGACAAGAGCGACGGAAAACAGCTTGTTTATACTCCGAGGGAGAGACTGATCAGTTCCTTGTCTTATCATTCGGACATTTTTAAAGTGGTGGTGGATCACAGGTTTATCGGGGGTTCATTTTTCACCTCCGACAACGACCCTTACTTCGTTATTCAAAATCACAGTGTGTTCGACTTCCACTTCACAACATTTTTTAATTTATTAAATACACGGCAGGCATTAAGTATTTCGTTTTACAATCTGTTTAACGAGAATTACAAGATAATTCAGTCGTATCCGATGCCGCTAAGATCTATCGTTTTTTCATTGACAACAAAAATACAGGACTAA
- a CDS encoding ABC transporter permease, with protein MNVLKPPYEFAEIAKHMYELGVKTFPIVSVTGVIIGVVLTLQSLPIMIKFGAEAFLPYMVTLSVIRELGPVLTALIFAGRVSSGIGAELGSMRVTEQIDAMEVSAIDPFRFLVVTRVIATTLILPILTVYVDFLAIGGGFFASYISMNTTYDLYMSQVIEVVKFGDIIPGIGKTVVFGFIVGITGSFLGYTADKGTEGVGKASTTSVVYSSLLILVFDMILVQIALWLWPVN; from the coding sequence ATGAATGTCCTTAAACCGCCGTATGAATTCGCTGAAATTGCCAAGCACATGTACGAACTCGGAGTGAAAACATTCCCGATAGTAAGTGTGACAGGTGTGATCATCGGCGTGGTGCTAACCCTGCAATCGCTCCCGATTATGATTAAATTCGGCGCCGAGGCATTTCTGCCCTACATGGTCACCCTCTCTGTCATCAGAGAATTGGGACCCGTTCTTACAGCTTTGATTTTTGCAGGCAGGGTTTCAAGTGGAATTGGTGCCGAACTCGGGTCAATGAGAGTAACAGAGCAGATTGATGCCATGGAAGTTTCCGCAATCGATCCTTTCCGTTTTCTTGTCGTAACCAGAGTGATTGCTACTACACTAATCCTTCCAATACTTACCGTTTATGTCGATTTTCTTGCAATTGGAGGCGGTTTTTTTGCTTCCTATATTTCGATGAATACAACTTACGACCTGTACATGTCACAGGTAATCGAAGTTGTCAAGTTTGGTGACATTATTCCCGGCATCGGGAAGACTGTTGTATTCGGCTTCATCGTGGGCATTACAGGCTCATTCCTTGGATATACTGCCGATAAAGGGACAGAAGGGGTAGGGAAAGCCTCGACGACCTCGGTAGTTTATTCGTCGTTATTGATACTTGTTTTTGATATGATTCTTGTCCAGATTGCGTTGTGGTTATGGCCCGTAAATTAG
- a CDS encoding MCE family protein encodes MAEPHKFLRLGIFVSIGMILLLIGIFYVGSKQSLFTPTFKVKAYFTNIEGLRKGAPVRMSGINVGAVADIFLAPDTSGKVLVILDLEKDVQRFIRTNTQAFVETEGLVGNKVVNLQKGTADQPAVEDGGTIVGMNPLGLGAILSEITEILGSTKSMSADLAGIVAKVNSGEGTFGKLINDDRLYENTNRILLTANRGLEEAVSKYDTLASIVSELGKNINSVVKNADRVMFTMDTLMAHVDGVIKDVRAGKGIVGKLVTDGSDVDVSVKTMLSELVGITKEVRVGAGRFAENMEALKRNWLFSSYFEERGYYDKSGYEVKLEDYIEQINNKIKDLDDRIKTLKDLEKKTSSAKK; translated from the coding sequence ATGGCTGAGCCACATAAATTTTTACGACTCGGTATTTTTGTATCTATCGGAATGATTCTGCTCTTGATAGGAATTTTTTATGTCGGCAGTAAACAATCACTTTTTACTCCCACATTTAAAGTAAAAGCCTATTTCACTAACATTGAAGGACTCAGAAAAGGTGCACCTGTCAGGATGTCTGGCATCAATGTCGGGGCTGTGGCAGATATCTTTTTAGCCCCCGACACCTCAGGGAAAGTACTCGTGATACTCGACCTCGAAAAAGATGTTCAAAGGTTCATTCGCACAAATACCCAGGCTTTTGTGGAAACAGAAGGTCTCGTAGGGAATAAGGTTGTTAATCTACAAAAAGGAACCGCCGACCAGCCCGCTGTCGAGGATGGTGGTACGATTGTCGGCATGAATCCCCTCGGTCTCGGAGCCATTCTTAGCGAAATCACTGAAATTCTCGGTTCCACTAAATCGATGAGCGCAGACCTCGCAGGAATTGTAGCAAAAGTGAATTCAGGAGAGGGAACATTCGGAAAACTTATAAATGATGACCGCCTCTACGAAAACACCAACAGAATCCTCCTGACCGCAAACCGCGGACTCGAGGAGGCAGTCTCCAAATATGACACTCTCGCCTCAATCGTAAGCGAACTCGGTAAAAACATAAATTCCGTGGTCAAAAATGCAGACCGAGTAATGTTTACAATGGATACACTGATGGCACATGTAGATGGAGTTATCAAGGATGTGAGAGCAGGAAAAGGAATTGTCGGCAAACTCGTGACTGACGGCAGTGATGTGGATGTATCGGTAAAAACCATGCTTTCTGAACTTGTCGGTATTACCAAAGAAGTAAGAGTGGGTGCCGGAAGATTCGCCGAAAACATGGAAGCCTTAAAACGCAACTGGCTCTTCTCGTCATACTTTGAAGAGAGGGGCTACTACGACAAATCAGGCTACGAGGTTAAACTCGAAGATTACATCGAGCAGATCAACAACAAAATAAAAGACCTCGACGACAGAATCAAAACCCTCAAAGACCTGGAAAAGAAAACCAGCTCAGCGAAAAAGTAA
- a CDS encoding ATP-binding cassette domain-containing protein — protein MARKLVEIHDLYKSFGEQTVLGGVSLDVTETQNLVIFGKSGTGKSVLLKCMVGLLTPDSGTITINGIDVLNIPLKQMNELRKNIGFLFQSAALYDSMSVRENLAFPLIRNFNFTQKEVNYKVERALDMVSLSYAIDKMPSELSGGMRKRVGLARSIITEPMLMLYDEPTTGLDPITTKEISKLIRDLQKELKMTSIAVTHDLICAQIIADRAIVLNDGIILFEGDLATLTTLEDPFLKNFFSPEYLEENYG, from the coding sequence ATGGCCCGTAAATTAGTCGAAATCCATGACCTCTACAAAAGTTTTGGTGAGCAAACCGTGCTCGGGGGAGTCTCTTTGGATGTAACAGAGACGCAAAATCTTGTTATATTTGGAAAATCCGGCACCGGAAAAAGTGTCTTGCTTAAATGCATGGTCGGTTTGTTGACTCCTGACAGCGGGACTATAACGATTAATGGAATCGATGTGCTCAATATCCCGTTGAAGCAGATGAATGAACTCAGGAAAAATATCGGCTTTCTCTTTCAAAGTGCAGCTCTGTATGATTCGATGTCTGTCAGGGAAAATCTGGCTTTCCCTCTCATCAGAAATTTTAATTTCACGCAAAAGGAAGTAAATTACAAAGTCGAGCGGGCATTGGATATGGTGTCGCTTTCCTATGCAATCGATAAAATGCCCAGCGAACTTTCCGGAGGAATGAGAAAAAGAGTGGGCCTTGCACGCTCCATAATTACCGAACCGATGCTCATGCTTTATGATGAACCGACAACCGGCCTCGACCCTATTACAACAAAGGAAATAAGTAAACTGATTCGCGATCTCCAAAAGGAACTTAAAATGACCTCGATTGCAGTAACACACGATCTGATCTGTGCCCAAATTATTGCTGATCGCGCAATCGTTCTCAACGATGGTATCATATTGTTTGAAGGAGATCTGGCGACTCTGACCACTCTTGAAGACCCCTTCCTGAAAAACTTTTTTAGCCCCGAATATTTAGAGGAAAATTATGGCTGA